The window GTCCCCTGGTTCAATTGATTTTAAAGCCGGTTCTAAATCAGGAATCTTAGAACTGGGAAGAATTAAATAAAGAATCCCAATTAGATAGATAACTAAAATTGGCAGAATAATTTTCTTGGGCCAAAGCTTCTTTTTTTTTAATCTTTTTAACATCAGCGAAAAAGCATTTTGCGGCCTAACCGGTATTGATAATCCTTCAACTTTCGTTCACCAATCTCTTTGGCCGGCACACCACCCACAATCTTACCAGGCAGGACATTTTTAGTGACGACGGCACCGGCGGCAATAATCGCCCCTTTGCCAATCTTAATCCCTGGTTGGATAATGGCCCGAGGGCCAACAAAAACATAATCTTCAATGACCACCGGTTCCTCAGAAGCTTCAAACTTAGGATCATTAATTTTATGTTCGGAATTGTAAATCATCACTCCCGTCGCCATATCCACATGGTTACCAATTTTCAGCTTAGCCCGGCCATCAAGAACCGAACATTCACCGACAATCGTGTCTTCACCAATGACAATGTTTTTGGTTTCGTAAAAACGGCAAAAAACATGAATTTTGGAATCCTGACCGATCTTCATACCCGCCAATTGGTAAATAAATTTCCGCCAACCCCAAAAAGGACACCAACCACTCCGGTTAACCATAAGGATTTTGAAGTCCAGCCACCAATTGAAAAAACGGACAAAAGCCCGTCGAAAAGCTTCGCTCACACCAAGAGCCTCACCGTGTTTGTCAGTGAATCTAATTCCCTTTTGGCTAATTTTAATGTTTTCCGAATAAAGCATTTTCTTATTTAATTTTCTTATTTAATTTTTATTTAATTCCTTCTAAAACCTTAATTGTTTTTTGGGCACACGCTTGCCAACTGAATTGCTTGGCTTGGACCAAACCTTTTTTAATTAAATCATCTTTTTCTTTTAGCGCCTTTTCCATCCCCTGAGCCATTTCTTTTGGCTGATAAGGATCAACAATCACCCCGGCCTGACCAACTATTTCCGGCAAACTGCCTTGGTTCGAAACCAAGACCGGTGTCCCACAAGCCATGGCTTCAACCACCGGAATACCAAAACCTTCCCAAAAACTTGGCATCACAAAAACCTGGGCGCCCTTGATTAAAGCCGGTACCTCTTCTTCAGGTACAAAATCAGTGAAAATGACTTGTTTCCCTAAATTCAATTCATTAACTTTGGCAAAGATAGTGTTGAACAACCAGCCTTTTCGGCCAGCAATCACTAAACTCAAATCCTTTTTATCTAGAAGTTTAAAAGCTTCTAATAATCCCTCAAGGTTTTTATTAGGTTTTAAAGTACTTAAAAAGAGCAGGTAATCGCCTTTGACTCTATATTTCTTCTTAACCCTTTCAATCTTTTCTCTTTTTATTCCCGGCTTGAATCTGGTTTGATCATAGCCTGGATAAGTGACCGTAATCTTGCTTGAATCAAGACCGTAGTTCTTAATTATATCATTCTTGGTCGATTCCGAGATAGCCAAAAGGTGTTTGGCCCGTTTGATTGACCAGCCCGTCCAAAACTTAAGTTTCCAGTAAATTGGCTTGGTAAATTGCTCAGGAAAACGCAAATAACCCAGGTCCATAATCGCCACCACTAGAGGCGCAAAAGCAAGCAGGGGTGAATAATGGCCAGGATTAAAAACCAGGTCTGGCTTTTGTTGAAACAGACCTCGGGGCAAACCAAAAACATTCCATAATCTACCTGGACCAAGCACTTGATAATGCCAGTTTTCTCTTTCCTTGGGTAAATCGGCCAAAGGTGGACTGGGAAGATAAACAATATATTGATTCTTTTTATCTAATTGATAAATCTCTTTGATTAATTCAAAGGCATATTGATTCGAACCAACCCGGTTTTTAATATTCGCTTCGTAGCCAACTAAAGCAATTTTCATCTTATTATTTTTATTATTTCCCTAATTTATAGATTACTACACCTTTGGGTAGTTCCCAAGTTTTTAGGATTTCCTTAGGCTCAAACTTATAAATTTCCATGATTTGAACCTTAACCGGGTCAGCGATTTTGCCTTCAGCCACTACATACAAGAAAGCCGCTTTTTCATAGTCTTCAGGCTGCCAGTCTAACGGTCTTTGGTGATAGTAAGCTTCAACAAAATAGCGGTAATCAACCGCATTATGATCCCAGCGGTCGGGACTACGGTAATTGGCGGCCAGATTAAAAACTTCGCCTGGTTGAATATCATCGGCAATCACTTTGGCCGCCAGTTTAATATCCTCAATTGTCCGACCCGACTCTTCCAAGACCAAAACATGACTCAAGTTAAACCAAAACATGCCAATAAAAATTAAAATCGCCAACCATTTTAACCATTTCCTCTGCCAAAGGAACCAAAAGAAAAAGCCCAAGAAAAGAAAAGGCAGAGAAAAAATGAAAATGTAATAGAAAAAATAAAACTTGCCAATATAAAAACGACTGACCAAACCGCTAATCAGAATCGTGGCGACTAAAAGATTAAGGACAAGAAAATTAATTTTGCTTTTAGCTTTCTTTTTAAAATAATCTTGGTAAGCTAAAATTAAGCTAACTATAATTCCTAAAAGTAAACCAACTCCCCACCACTGATAACGAACCAGTAAAGGCTTATGGGCAATAATCGAAACCGGGGCAAAGTCTAAAACTGATTTCATCTTCCCCCAAAATTCAAAAGGAACTTCCGCGGTTTTTAAAAAAGAACCGGAAAGGAGGGCGACAAAAAGCTGGAAAACCGAAACCACCATCGGTTCAAAAAACTTTTGCGGCGAAAGACTGACTCTCTCACCAGCAAAAAAATGAGCGTAAACATTCCTCGTCAGCATAAACTGATGGCGAAGATCAAAAAGAATCAAGGGGGCGCCGAAAAGAAAGAGAATCAAAGCAGCTAGAAGAATTAATCTTTTCTTTTTTAATTTCAACCAGCTCCAGATAAAAGCCAAAAGCCAAAGAGGAGCTAAACATAAAGCCCCGTAATGAAGATTAACCGCATAGCCAAAAGCCAAGGAAACCAAAATTAAGTAGATTTCTTTTCTGGTTTTAAAAAGGCGAGCGAAGAAGAAAATCGTCAGAAGAATAAAAAAGGGTTGGGTATTGGGGTTCCAGGCCCGGTGAGAGAGTTCGACCACCAAAGGCGAAGTGGCGTAAAGAGCCCCAATCATCAGGCCAGGAATCTGGCCAAAAAATTCCCGAACCATCAACCAAATTAACAGAACGGTCAGAACACCAATCGTCGCCGTGTAAATATCGACGCCCACCGGATTAAGACGAGCCAGCCCTAGAATTGGGACGAGAGTGTAGTAATAAAAAGGAGGCAGGTAAACACCACGCATTGAACTTTGGGGTCCCAGTAAGGTCCATTGGTGGTCAACCAAAATTCGCTTAACAATCAAATTATCTCGCGCCTGATCATAAGTGAAAAAGTGAAGTTCGTTAATCTTATAAAAACGAACAAAAACGGCCACCACCAGAATGATGGCCAGGAGGATTATTTCTAATTTATTTTTTAAGATTTGTCTTTTAAGGTCTTTGGGTTTGATGTTTTCGATAAGCTTCTTCATAAACTTTTAGGGTTTCTTGAGCCGTTTTCTGCCAAGAAAACTGCTTAACTCTTTTTAAACCGGCTTTGATTAATTGATCTCTTTTCTCAAGCGCCTCTCTAATTCCCTGAGCAATCGCTTTAACGCTTCTTGGATTAACTAGAATGGCGGCCCGGCCAGCCACTTCAGGCATACTGGAAAGATTGGCGGTAACCACCGGACAACCACAAGTAAAAGCTTCTAGAATCGGTAAGCCAAAGCCTTCATAAAGAGAAGGATAAACTAAGCAGCTGGCGCCACTAAAAAGAGCATTCATTTTCTCCCCTGCGGACACATAGTCAGTAAAAATAATTTTCTGGTCTTTAAACCAGGGTCTCATCTCGGTGTAACCAACCACCACTAAGTTAAGATTTAAATCTTCAAGCTCCCTAAAGGCTTGGAGAATCCTTCTGAAATTCTTTCTTGGCTGCCAAGGAGAAATAACCAACAAATAATCGCCTTTGATTCCATATTCTCTTTTTGTTTTAGCAATTTTCTTTTCATCCTTAATCCTAGCCACTTTAGCGGGAGCGGCTTCGTAAGTTACTCGAATCCGATTAGGTTCGATGTCTAAAATCTTAATAATATCTTTTTTGGTTGTTTGGGAAACAGCCATTACTAAATCACTTTCTTTTTTGACCCAACGCAAACGGCGCTGATGGGCTTTAAGAACCCGGGAATCAACCTCCTTGCCATTTTTCAGAAAAGTCAGGTCATGAATGGTGGTGACTTTAGCCGCTTGAGCCGCTGGTTCAGTCCAGTCAGAAGTATGAAAAACATCAATCGGGCCAATTAGTTTTTCGATTGGCAGGCAATGAAAGCGATTAAAAAGCGGTTCCGCCAGAGTGGGAGGAAAAGTGATGATTTTAGAACTGAAATTCTTGTTAATCTCCCTAATTTCTTGACTGAATTTTTCTAAAGGCTCTTTTTGTCTTAAAGAACCGCCAAAAAGCAGATATTGATTTTTTTTATCAATTTTGGCTAAGGCGCGAACTAAATTTCGGGTGTAAAAGGAAACCCCGGTGTTGTAAATGATTTGACTGATATCAATTCCAATCTTCATTTTGGTTTGTAGATCCAAACAGGAATCTGATTAAAACTAACCTCCTTTATTTTAACAAAGCCGTTTTCTTTAAGCCAGGTATTTATTCTCTCTTGAGAATCAAACATAGGGACTAAATAGCGAATGTAATAGACAGTGGCTGAGGAATAAGGCTCAAGTTTTTCTTCAAGGTTTTCTTTTTCAACCATCTGAAAACCGGAACTTAAACTGACTAGGGGAGTTTTGTTAAGCGAATAATAGTCATAAGGCCAATGAGAAGTATAAGAAGGCAGAAGGGCAATTTTTTCTGTCCCTGGCTGGTTTTCAATAAACCGAACCACCCCTTGCCAATCTTCCCGATAAAAATAGGGCTGAGAAAAATAAACAAAGGCAGAAACCAGATTGATTCCTAAGATTATCAGGATAATAACAAAGATAAATCTTTTCGGAAAAAAAGAAGCCCCATAAACTAAAAGCAAATAAAAGGCTGGCAAAACTAGGAGTAAACGAAAAGGTTGGTAGTTAGGAATAAAAAAGGAAATTAACCAAGCCAGGCTAATCGGAACAATAAGCCAGGCAAACAAAACTAGAGGCCTTTTTTTACTCATCAATCCCCTACCCAGGAGCAACCCATAAAAAATGAATAAAACACCTATAATAATAGTATAAAGTTTTTTGTTGAAAATCGTGATTCGGCCAAGAGAAAACTTGGCCAAGGTTAAAGGCAAGGCTTTGAAAAAACTAAGATTAACTAATCTCCCCCACTCTGGCAGGGAAGTTACGGCCTGGCGGCCAGTTAATAATTGAGTTTTGAGTAAAACCCAGTCAGGCGAAAATAAAACCAAACAAGTAAAAATCAACCAGCCTCTCCTCCATTGTCTTTGCCAAGCAATCACCAGAGCTTGAGCCAATAAAACAAACAGGCCAAAATAATTGGTGTAAAGGAGAAGAACAGTAGTCGCTAAGTAACCAAAAATCAATGGTTTTTTGGCTTCTCGATTAATTCTTAGAAAGAAATAAATGGAGAAAGTGGCTAAAAGCGTGGCCAGAGCATAATTCCTGGCTTCTTGGGAATAGTAAAGATGAAAAGGCGCGGTCGCCATCAAAAGCGCCGCGATTTCGGCCAGATAAGAATTCTTTTTGGCAAATATTTCCTGACCAATCAGATAAACTCCAAAGACGGTGGCCACGCCAAAAAGAACTGAGGGTAAACGAAGAATAATTTCTCGATCACCTAATAAATGAACCCAGACCCAAATGAAGAGATGATAAAAAGGCGGATGAAAATCACCGCCTAATTCTTGAAAAATATTAAAAAAAGAACCTCTGGCCATGATAGCCCGAACCGCCTCATCAAGCCAAAGAGATTGATTAAGATTAATCAAGCGCAAAACCAAAGCCAAACCAAAAATGGCTAAGAGTTTTTTGTGAGTCATTAATTTAACTTTACAGGAAATCAAGGCCTCGCTTAGTCTTTTACCTAAAAAGGTTTTCACTATGGCTCGAAAATAGCGAAATTTGGGTTGGGCTTGATAGGCTTTTTTAAAAAACTCTCTGGCTTTTTTCATTTCTTGACGATGGTAATAGAGATCGCCTAAGCGAAAACACCACGAGGCGAAAATGGCTTGGTCTTGTTTAATTTCCTTTTGGTGTTTTTGAAAAATCAGCTCCGTCGCTTTTAACAAAGCCCGATCATCACTCCGAATTCCCTGGCCCAGCATGTAGGAATCAACCAAGACTTGAGGCAAGTATTGGAAATGATAGTCTTGGCTAATTCTTAACCATAGTTCCCAATCCTGATAACGGGGGAAGTCTTCATCAAACAAACCGGCCTTTTGAAAACATTCTTTTTTGACCAAAGCCGCTGGTAGAGCGACAATCCAATTTTCTAAAAACAAATCTCGGTGAACATCCCCTTCTCTGACGACTTCTTTTTCTGTAGGAATTAATTTTTTTTCTTTGTCACTGATTCTTCTTATCCGGGTGTAAACAACTCCGGTTTTCTTATCAGCTTTTGCCAAAGCTTTTACTTGCTTTGCCAGTTTTTGTTTTTTCCAGAGATCGTCGTCATCATTAAAAGCAATTAAATCGCCTTTAGCCTTTTTAAGACCAATGTTCCTAGCCGCCGCCGCTCCTTGGGACTTGATGGGAAAAGTTTTTGTTTGCTGAAAATATTTAATTCTTTGGTCTTTAAAAGACTTGACTACTTGAGGTGTTTCGTCAGTGGAATGGTCGTCAACCACAATCAGTTCAAAGTCCTGGTAAGTTTGATTAAGAATACTTTGAATTGATTTTTTCAGCCACTGGGCCCGATTGTAAGTGGCGATAATAACACTGACCATTGGTTTTTTGTTTCCTGCCATTTTAGTTTCCTTTTTTCATCACCAAAAGATAACCATTCTTTTTTAACCAAGGAAAACCCCAACGATTAAGAGCATTAAAAACCAAATCAAAATATTTATTACCGACGACCAAGGGTTGATAGCGATATTTGAGAAAAAGAGTTTGATAATCTTGACTAATTGGTTTTAAGGAATGCTGGCTTTGGCCTTTAGCGGCTAGATAACGAGTGACGACTCCCGGATTATAGGGACGGATATGGGTCAAGTCTGAATAAAACTGACTCCATAAAAGCGGACTTCTGATAACCAAGATTCCTTTTGGTTTCAAAACTCGGTTAAATTCAGCCAAAATCTTGTAAACATCCCCTGGTGAAAAATGTTCAATTAAATGAGAACAATGGATGGCCGATACTAACTCTTTTTTAAAAGGCATTTTTCGAATATCGCCTTTGATGACTTGATAGCCTTTTTTCTGACAGGCTTTAATTGAGTCTTTGTTCCCATCAAGACCTTTGATTTTTTTTGGATTCTGGGTAATAAACCTGCCTTCGCCACAACCAACATCTAAAATCCAGTCACTCTTTTTGAGAAAGGAATAAGCAATCTTATCCCACTCCTTTTTTTGTTCAAACTTTAACCTTTTGAAAATTATCTTTTTCAATTTTTTCATCATGAAATTTGCCTGGGAAAGGCCTCTTTATTTTAACACAGATAGATAAAAGAGCATGATTAAAAGGTCTATTTGACTCGATAGTTATCATTCTTTATATTAAGATATAGATAGATGAAGTTTAAAAGAGCCAGACTTCAGCAGATTCTTGTTTTTACTATTCTTTCTCTGGGTTTAATTGCCAGTTTAGTCTTAGTCTCAAAAAATCAAGAGATTAGACGGGAAGCCGCGGCTCAAGGAGGTTTCACTTTTGCAGTTATTAGCGATACTCATGCTGGAATTGATCCTAGCCAGTTTGCTAATTTCCATAAATGGGCCAATTACAACCACACCCAAGCGGTTAAACAAATAATAACCATTAATCCGGTTTTTTATCTTCACTTAGGTGATATGGTCGAAAAACCAACCACTTTTGCCTGGGGTGAATTTTTTAATATTGAAAAACCTTTAATCAACAACAAACCAATCTACCCAACAATTGGCAATCATGAAAGATACCATGAGGATAAAAGCTATTTTAATCGTTTTAGATCATTCTCTCATCTTAAGAGTCTTTTAACTGATTCTAATAAACCTTGGTATTCTTTTGATTATGGTGACGCCCATTTTATCAGTCTGCGAATAGATTATGATAACTACAACCCTTCGGGTGAAGCCTGTAAGCCAGGCAGCCCTGAATATCAATGGCTGGAAAATGATTTAAAAAATACAAGCAAACCCTGGAAAATTGTTTTCTTCCACGTCACTATTTATAGCTCCCAAAGTTCGGCCGAAACCCGACAAGTCAGAAGTTATCTTCACCCGCTTTTCAAGAAATATGGAGTTCAACTCGTTCTCAGTGGCCACAATCATTTCTATGAAAGAGTCGTGGCCGATGGCATCACCTATATTACGGCCGGTGGCGGTAACAATGTCAGGGCAATCCCCACCCCGATTCCCCAAAGCAAGAAATTAGTGGAAAGAAATCATGTCGTTAAAATAACGATTAATAATGACACCTTAAAAGGAACGGCTATCTCCACTCAATCAATTGGCAAAAACTGGCAAAAACCTGGTGGTCAGACACTGGATACCTTTAGCCTAACCACCGACTCTCAAGTAACACCAGAAATCCCAGGAACTACCGAAAAAGGTACCATTCAAGGAAATATCTGGATTGATAATAATAGCGATGGTCAAAAATCTTCTGAAGGCGTTTACAGCTGCTCAGAAACACAAACCAAGCCAAAGTTAAGCCTTTATAAAATAGGCAATTCCACTACTCCTATTAAAACAGTTGAATCTGGAAATGGCTATTACAAATTCACTGAACTGGAACCAGCCAAATATCATCTCAAAATCACCTCACCAACTTGTAATCAAACCCAATACAGCTTAACTAAATGGCGAATAAAAATGGCATCATCTGATGGAGCTAAGACTGATGTTTCAAACTATTGTAACAGCGGGACTTGTGCTGACAGTACTGATACCTGGACCAACACACCTTTTTGGTCTCTCAAAGTTTATGCCAACGAAACTACCTACGCCTACTTTGGCCTTAAACCTAATACCGCCCAATCTCACTTACCTCTTATTACCCTGTAGAAGAATTTATTTGTTAGACTCACAA of the Patescibacteria group bacterium genome contains:
- a CDS encoding acyltransferase, with product MLYSENIKISQKGIRFTDKHGEALGVSEAFRRAFVRFFNWWLDFKILMVNRSGWCPFWGWRKFIYQLAGMKIGQDSKIHVFCRFYETKNIVIGEDTIVGECSVLDGRAKLKIGNHVDMATGVMIYNSEHKINDPKFEASEEPVVIEDYVFVGPRAIIQPGIKIGKGAIIAAGAVVTKNVLPGKIVGGVPAKEIGERKLKDYQYRLGRKMLFR
- a CDS encoding glycosyltransferase family 1 protein — protein: MKIALVGYEANIKNRVGSNQYAFELIKEIYQLDKKNQYIVYLPSPPLADLPKERENWHYQVLGPGRLWNVFGLPRGLFQQKPDLVFNPGHYSPLLAFAPLVVAIMDLGYLRFPEQFTKPIYWKLKFWTGWSIKRAKHLLAISESTKNDIIKNYGLDSSKITVTYPGYDQTRFKPGIKREKIERVKKKYRVKGDYLLFLSTLKPNKNLEGLLEAFKLLDKKDLSLVIAGRKGWLFNTIFAKVNELNLGKQVIFTDFVPEEEVPALIKGAQVFVMPSFWEGFGIPVVEAMACGTPVLVSNQGSLPEIVGQAGVIVDPYQPKEMAQGMEKALKEKDDLIKKGLVQAKQFSWQACAQKTIKVLEGIK
- a CDS encoding glycosyltransferase family 39 protein, which produces MKKLIENIKPKDLKRQILKNKLEIILLAIILVVAVFVRFYKINELHFFTYDQARDNLIVKRILVDHQWTLLGPQSSMRGVYLPPFYYYTLVPILGLARLNPVGVDIYTATIGVLTVLLIWLMVREFFGQIPGLMIGALYATSPLVVELSHRAWNPNTQPFFILLTIFFFARLFKTRKEIYLILVSLAFGYAVNLHYGALCLAPLWLLAFIWSWLKLKKKRLILLAALILFLFGAPLILFDLRHQFMLTRNVYAHFFAGERVSLSPQKFFEPMVVSVFQLFVALLSGSFLKTAEVPFEFWGKMKSVLDFAPVSIIAHKPLLVRYQWWGVGLLLGIIVSLILAYQDYFKKKAKSKINFLVLNLLVATILISGLVSRFYIGKFYFFYYIFIFSLPFLFLGFFFWFLWQRKWLKWLAILIFIGMFWFNLSHVLVLEESGRTIEDIKLAAKVIADDIQPGEVFNLAANYRSPDRWDHNAVDYRYFVEAYYHQRPLDWQPEDYEKAAFLYVVAEGKIADPVKVQIMEIYKFEPKEILKTWELPKGVVIYKLGK
- a CDS encoding glycosyltransferase family 1 protein, whose amino-acid sequence is MKIGIDISQIIYNTGVSFYTRNLVRALAKIDKKNQYLLFGGSLRQKEPLEKFSQEIREINKNFSSKIITFPPTLAEPLFNRFHCLPIEKLIGPIDVFHTSDWTEPAAQAAKVTTIHDLTFLKNGKEVDSRVLKAHQRRLRWVKKESDLVMAVSQTTKKDIIKILDIEPNRIRVTYEAAPAKVARIKDEKKIAKTKREYGIKGDYLLVISPWQPRKNFRRILQAFRELEDLNLNLVVVGYTEMRPWFKDQKIIFTDYVSAGEKMNALFSGASCLVYPSLYEGFGLPILEAFTCGCPVVTANLSSMPEVAGRAAILVNPRSVKAIAQGIREALEKRDQLIKAGLKRVKQFSWQKTAQETLKVYEEAYRKHQTQRP
- a CDS encoding glycosyltransferase: MAGNKKPMVSVIIATYNRAQWLKKSIQSILNQTYQDFELIVVDDHSTDETPQVVKSFKDQRIKYFQQTKTFPIKSQGAAAARNIGLKKAKGDLIAFNDDDDLWKKQKLAKQVKALAKADKKTGVVYTRIRRISDKEKKLIPTEKEVVREGDVHRDLFLENWIVALPAALVKKECFQKAGLFDEDFPRYQDWELWLRISQDYHFQYLPQVLVDSYMLGQGIRSDDRALLKATELIFQKHQKEIKQDQAIFASWCFRLGDLYYHRQEMKKAREFFKKAYQAQPKFRYFRAIVKTFLGKRLSEALISCKVKLMTHKKLLAIFGLALVLRLINLNQSLWLDEAVRAIMARGSFFNIFQELGGDFHPPFYHLFIWVWVHLLGDREIILRLPSVLFGVATVFGVYLIGQEIFAKKNSYLAEIAALLMATAPFHLYYSQEARNYALATLLATFSIYFFLRINREAKKPLIFGYLATTVLLLYTNYFGLFVLLAQALVIAWQRQWRRGWLIFTCLVLFSPDWVLLKTQLLTGRQAVTSLPEWGRLVNLSFFKALPLTLAKFSLGRITIFNKKLYTIIIGVLFIFYGLLLGRGLMSKKRPLVLFAWLIVPISLAWLISFFIPNYQPFRLLLVLPAFYLLLVYGASFFPKRFIFVIILIILGINLVSAFVYFSQPYFYREDWQGVVRFIENQPGTEKIALLPSYTSHWPYDYYSLNKTPLVSLSSGFQMVEKENLEEKLEPYSSATVYYIRYLVPMFDSQERINTWLKENGFVKIKEVSFNQIPVWIYKPK
- a CDS encoding methyltransferase domain-containing protein; this translates as MKKLKKIIFKRLKFEQKKEWDKIAYSFLKKSDWILDVGCGEGRFITQNPKKIKGLDGNKDSIKACQKKGYQVIKGDIRKMPFKKELVSAIHCSHLIEHFSPGDVYKILAEFNRVLKPKGILVIRSPLLWSQFYSDLTHIRPYNPGVVTRYLAAKGQSQHSLKPISQDYQTLFLKYRYQPLVVGNKYFDLVFNALNRWGFPWLKKNGYLLVMKKGN
- a CDS encoding metallophosphoesterase, with amino-acid sequence MKFKRARLQQILVFTILSLGLIASLVLVSKNQEIRREAAAQGGFTFAVISDTHAGIDPSQFANFHKWANYNHTQAVKQIITINPVFYLHLGDMVEKPTTFAWGEFFNIEKPLINNKPIYPTIGNHERYHEDKSYFNRFRSFSHLKSLLTDSNKPWYSFDYGDAHFISLRIDYDNYNPSGEACKPGSPEYQWLENDLKNTSKPWKIVFFHVTIYSSQSSAETRQVRSYLHPLFKKYGVQLVLSGHNHFYERVVADGITYITAGGGNNVRAIPTPIPQSKKLVERNHVVKITINNDTLKGTAISTQSIGKNWQKPGGQTLDTFSLTTDSQVTPEIPGTTEKGTIQGNIWIDNNSDGQKSSEGVYSCSETQTKPKLSLYKIGNSTTPIKTVESGNGYYKFTELEPAKYHLKITSPTCNQTQYSLTKWRIKMASSDGAKTDVSNYCNSGTCADSTDTWTNTPFWSLKVYANETTYAYFGLKPNTAQSHLPLITL